The segment tcttaggaggtgtctccttgttggagtgggtgtggtcttgttggaggaagtgtgtcactgtgggggtgggccttaagaccctcctcttagccaagtgggagccagtcttctcctgtctgcctttgaatcaagatgtagaactttctgCTCCTGTAGCCCCACATTtgcctgccatgctcctgccttgataagggactgaacctctgaacctgtaagccagccccagttaaatgttgtcttttgtagcatcgccttggtcatggcgtgtcttcacagcagtggaaaccctgactaagagtTGTGTATTCAGACTCTCAGTGAGTAGACTGATCCTTCAGGAAAAGTCTGCAGTTTTCAACTGTTTGGAGCCGATTTAAACCTTTTCCCATCTTCCTGTTGCTGCATGTCAGATATCTGCTATCAGCTTGCCCTTTCTGGACTACATTTTAGCACAATTTTATCAAAGAAATTTCCAAGTCTGAGAGTACACTTTTAGTAAACACTGTCCACAGGGCAGGCTTGTTTTGACTGATGAGAGCCTGGTgatgagagggggtgggggggtggggggtgtcaaGGGCAGGAAGGCTCTGGCTACAGCATCCTAGCTCCCTAGTTAGGAAAAGGAGCCCAACCCAATGCAGTGACGTTAGCAGACACCCAGACTTCCTGGCAGATGAGCTGAAAGCTGCACTTGAGTGGAAGGAGGGCTGGATGAAGTGACATTTCTGGCAGCTTCAGCTGGCCCTTCCCACTAACATTATAGTAATACAGTTGTGTGTTGGTTGAAAAAAGGCATCCCTAGTTACAGGGAGTGATTTACAGGACACCAGGCTCCGTAATTCAGAGTCTCCTGTGTACcataaaaaatatattataaaggAATAATCTTTATCTGAACCAAAGCTGCGGTGTAGAAGACTCATGTCCAGCTGAGAGCAGCAGCGAGCTTTTGTTCACCCAGGGAAAAGTCCCTGGTCTTCGTCATATTTGATTAACATTTTTCCTCTCTTTGGCACTAGGTATCTTGTTAATATTTAGAcattatatacattttctttCAACTATTGTTCCCATTATGAGACCAAATAGAACAGGAGAAGCCAGCCTCAGCAGCAGAAGAGGGGAAAGCTGATAGTCTGGGTACCCAGTTAGCTGTGCCCAGCAGGATCGAGCACACTAGAGCCAGTCCCAGTAAGAACGAAGGGTTCCTGAGAGTGCCTCCTTAGATGGCCTCTTCCCCAATCCTAGcttccatctctctcttttcctgaGGTAAAGGCTTTAGAATCTCGCAAAGCCTTCTGACACCACCGAGTGAGAGGAGGGGTGGAAATCTCTCTGCTAAGCACAGGCACCTAAAATACTCAGTGAAGTTACATGCAGATATCCCTTTGCTTATTCAGTGTTTGAGGACACCAGTCCGTGTCAGCTCAGGGAACCCCAAGCTCCCTTAGCCCCGCAGTGCCTCCCACAGGGCACAGGTGGGTGCACCTGTAGTTAAAGGGACCCGGTAGAGGACAGCGCCATCTCCCAGCAGAAAGTACAGTTACTAGGTGATGAGGCAGGGGCAAAAGCTTCTAGTCTGGGAAACCTTGGGGTCTGTGTCAAAGCTCCACCCACCAGGAGCCTTAAAGataaggctggagaggtggaagTTGGGGTGGGGAAAGAACTGCATCAGAAAGCAAGGCCCGACGGAGGCTAGGGAAGAGACAGTCAGAAATGGGCTGAGTTTTCTCAGAGTCCCACCGGAGGAGACCTGGGGGAACTTGTCACTGCGAGGCTCGCAGCTTCCCCAGCGCACGACGGCCCGGGCCAGCTCTGGGCTACAATTCCCTCCAAGAGTCTTGAGCGAACGCTGGCGAACGCGGGCACCTCCGACTCCCGTGGGAGCGCAGCGCCAGGGCGGGGAGGGGTCCTCCGCGCGCGCTTGGCGGCCGCTGGTGGGGGCCAGGATCTCCGCTCTCCCGGGCGCCCCAGCCTTGGCGCACGCCTCCGCTCTCGCGCACCCCCTCCGCAGGCACGCGCGAGGCGCACCCCTCCTTCCCCGGGCGGCGGCGGGCGCGCGCTCGGCCCCCTCGCCTCCGCCCCTCAGCGCCCGTCCTCTCTCCCGGCAGAAAGTTAGCAGCAGGGAAGGAACTCGGGGCTGTGGGAGAGGTAGCAGCGGCGGCGCGGAGAGAGCGGGGCGCTGCGCACAGAGCAGGTGCCGCCGCGACTGGGCGCCCCCCTCGGGCTCCTGGCCTGAGGTTGAGGGGGGCGGCGGGGGTTCGCGAGGGGAGGGGGCCATGCGGCCGGGCTTGTCCCCGGCGCAGCGGGACGGCAGCCAGGGCCGGGGGCGCAGCGGCATCGCTCCATGCAGCCGGGGCGGctgggcggcggcggcggcggcggcgggggcggCGGCTGAAATCATGTCCGGGCAGCGCCGggggccgccgccgccgcgaGCCGGGAGCCGCGATGGCCCGGTGGCCCGcaccgcctccgcctccgccgccgccgccgccgctcgcCGCGCCGCCGCCGGTGCCCGGCGCCTCCACTAAGGGACCGCCGGCGCGCAAGCTGCTCTTCATGTGCACCCTATCCCTGTCCGTCACCTACCTGTGCTACAGCCTGCTGGGAGGCTCGGGTTCGCTGCAGTTCCCGCTGGCGCTGCAGGAGCCCCCGGGATCCGCCGCGGAACCCCCGCCGAGCCTGCCACCTCCCTCGCTGCCGCCTCCTGGCGTGCGCCCGGGCGCCTCCTCGCCGCCGCCGGACAACGCTAGCCGCGGGCCACCGCCCGAGCCCCCCGAGCGCTTCACGACCCCCGCGGCCGACGGCTGGGGACTGGCGAGCGGTGGCGGTGCTCGGGACGCCTGGCCCAGGAGCCCGCCTGCCCCGGGAGACGCGGTCACGGAGCAGGACGCGCTGCTGGGGCGCGGGGCGCAGGAGCTGGGCGCCGCCGAGGAGCTGGAAGGCCGGAGGGCGGCCAACGGGAGTGCGGAACGGGGCCCCGCCAGCACCCCTGATTATGGGGAGAAGAAGCTGCCCCAGGCGCTGATCATCGGGGTCAAGAAAGGAGGGACGCGCGCGCTGCTGGAGGCTATCCGAGTCCACCCGGACGTAAGGGCAGTGGGCGTAGAGCCGCACTTCTTCGACAGGAACTACGAGAAGGGACTGGAGTGGTACAGGTAGGAAGGCTGCGGAGTGCGGGACGCGTGAGGGGGTCCCAAGAACCCATAGCTTGGGCATCCAGGGGAGGGCAGTGGGAGTCCTGGCCTGGTTGTGCATAGTCTCTCGGTGCGGAGGAGAGGACAGGACTCCAGCTAAATGATCACTTTATTTCggagaaaggggaggagcagGTGCCTTGGAGAACTACCAGGCTCCGAATCTGGGAATCCCCAGCTCTTCCTCCTGTCTGCGGGGTGTTTCCCAGCCCAGGCTGATGATAACAGGGCGCTGGGCTTCTAGGTTGAGAACCAGCGGAGGAATGAAACAGGAGAGCTAAATTGACGACGGGCTTTGAGATCCCCAGGAATCAATCAAAAGCTCCCTCAAAAGCGTTTGCGTGGCTGGAATCCAACTTCAGTGTTTTAAGGTCAGAGCAAAATgaacagttaaaaaaaacaaaacggtGTAGGCGCTTTAGCTTTATAGTAAAGGAAGGTTATTTCCTACCTCTGTAACTTTCTGTCCCTCTTGGCTGAATGAACACTGGGTTGATTTAGTATCAGGAGCCTAGGTGCCTAGATGCCAGTTAGTGCTCTAAGAGTGTCTGTGCCCTGTGCAGCGATCTTTCTAATTTGAGCATCCTTGGAGACGTTCGGAGCTACTTCTGCGGGGAGCTACATACCTCTTTCTGACACCGTCAGGGGTTGGTGCTGCAAGGAAGGGAGCAGGAGAAAGTTAAGTGCAGGTCAAATAGCTATTATCTGTCTTTCTTGCCAGACCCGACATTAAAACAACATTGGTGCGTGCACATGCTCAGAATGCAAGCCCCTTTTCTCTCTTGTCCCCCTCTTTCCTCCTGCTTCATAGCTTTCTGGATAACAGATCTGGACGGGTGGCCCCATCTCGATCACATTTCAATAATTAATTGCAACCGTCAAACAGAAACAGAGCCCCTGTCAGCTGAAGCGATGCTATCAGTTCCACAGAGCCAATAGGTAAAATTGTCCTGTGACAGAGTTGTTTTCCTGTCGAAGAGACATGCTTTCCAGGTTTAGATTACAGCCTGGGAAAAGTTTTTGGCCATTACTTTGGGAATGCGTAATAAGCATGTGTGTTGTGACTGTTTTCtcccacttttaaaaaaaaaagccttgtgCTTCAAGAGCTGCGGAGAAGTACACTGAGCCATAAACATTCCAGCACGTCCCACTGAGACACGGAatgtgtctgttagtgtcttgTCTGTTTCAACAGCAAGAACTAATTGGGATATTTTAGGAGGCTTCAAACAGTCCCTTCCTATCAAAACATAAAACAGCAAGTGCCTAATTTAACTGGAAAAAATCCTTATTTATAACATCACAAGCCATGGCTTCCAGTTTGTGATTATAATTAAAAAGGTGTTAGCATGATTAAtgcaacaacagcaaaataaagACAGGGGAAGATGTCTGGGAAGGGTTCGGCTGTTTACTGGTGAGCTACAGGAGTGTCCTGATTTCTTCTGTGGGGTAGCTTTAGCCATAGGAGGGTAACTGGGCATCCCCCCTCCCAGTTCTAATCTTAAAGCTGCGCATCTTGTGGGAGGTGTCAGTTGCCCTTTGAGAGGGGTATAAAGCTCAAACCTTGCAGGGTGTGTGTTTGGGTGGCTTTGCTGCAGTGGAGCTACAGAAAGAAGTGCTTTATTTGGATGACCAATGAAGTTGGTGGGAATGTTTAAACTAGGAAGTCCCTATCCTGGCTTCTAGAGAGTTttctaaatgaaaagaaagagatgactgaTTTCTTAGGTTCTTTTACATTGATGCCAGGATTAGGAGTTACCTCACATCAAAACATGGCGACTGAAGGTGTGTGGTGTAGTGATACTCTCAGCCTCCTGATCCCAGCCAATACTTGTGGCTTGGTGTTTGTTAGCCCTTAGTGGGGCTGCTAAAAACAATTGGTACGTCTAGAACAGATTCCACTGGGGCCCAGGTAAGAGAACCATTTGATATCTCTCGGTCCTCAACCCCCCGCCCTCATCCTCTTGCCATATAGAAACACACAAGGCTGAGTGATGCCAATTGGAGGTGAGGCGGAGACCCTCTTAAAGGGCAAGCCTCATGGACGTGTGTGACGACCTAA is part of the Rattus norvegicus strain BN/NHsdMcwi chromosome 1, GRCr8, whole genome shotgun sequence genome and harbors:
- the Hs3st4 gene encoding heparan sulfate glucosamine 3-O-sulfotransferase 4 yields the protein MARWPAPPPPPPPPPPLAAPPPVPGASTKGPPARKLLFMCTLSLSVTYLCYSLLGGSGSLQFPLALQEPPGSAAEPPPSLPPPSLPPPGVRPGASSPPPDNASRGPPPEPPERFTTPAADGWGLASGGGARDAWPRSPPAPGDAVTEQDALLGRGAQELGAAEELEGRRAANGSAERGPASTPDYGEKKLPQALIIGVKKGGTRALLEAIRVHPDVRAVGVEPHFFDRNYEKGLEWYRNVMPKTLDGQITMEKTPSYFVTNEAPKRIHSMAKDIKLIVVVRNPVTRAISDYTQTLSKKPEIPTFEVLAFKNRTLGLIDASWSAIRIGIYALHLENWLQYFPLSQILFVSGERLIVDPAGEMAKVQDFLGLKRVVTEKHFYFNKTKGFPCLKKPEDSSAPRCLGKSKGRTHPRIDPDVIHRLRKFYKPFNMMFYQMTGQDFQWEQEEGDK